From the genome of Tachysurus vachellii isolate PV-2020 chromosome 2, HZAU_Pvac_v1, whole genome shotgun sequence, one region includes:
- the LOC132857897 gene encoding uncharacterized protein LOC132857897, translated as MLYGLETVTLKKRQESELEVAELKMLRFSLGVTRLDRIRNKYIRGTAHVGSLGDKVREARLRWFGHVQRRESEYIGRRMLDMELPGRRQRGRPKRRYMDVINEDMKLVGASVEDAEDRDRWREMICCGDPEGKSRKRKKMKKKKGYGFQRSLIQYYTVHLALYNQIIRLKTPDIMNKTQQGMRSPSSHGQIWLMLNASPPSGTKQLSPIPSSGGLYGIDSIQAQIRA; from the exons atgctgtatggtttagagacagtgacactgaagaagagacaggagtcagagcttgaggtagccgagctgaagatgttgaggttctctttgggagtgacaagattggacaggattaggaacaagtacatcagagggacagctcatgttggaagtttgggggacaaagttagggaggccagattaagatggtttggacatgttcagaggagggagagtgagtatattggtaggagaatgttggacatggagctgccaggcaggaggcaaagaggaaggccaaagaggaggtatatggatgtaattaatgaggatatgaagctagtgggtgcaagtgttgaggatgcagaagatagggataggtggagagagatgatttgctgtggcgaccccgaagggaaaagccgaaagaggaagaagatgaagaagaagaaaggctACGGATTTCA GCGCAGTCTCATACAGTACTACACAGTTCACTTGGCTTTGTATAATCAGATAATAAGATTGAAGACCCCtgatataatgaataaaacacagcaggGCATGCG CAGTCCCTCATCACATGGACAGATCTGGTTGATGCTAAATGCCAGTCCTCCATCCGGCACGAAGCAGCTCTCACCCA TTCCTTCTTCAGGTGGGCTGTATGGCATCGATAGCATCCAGGCCCAGATCCGTGCTTGa